The following coding sequences lie in one Armatimonadota bacterium genomic window:
- a CDS encoding DUF4926 domain-containing protein, protein MALELFTIVRTTKDFPEYGLIKGDRGAILEIYGDGEGYDVEFPATTDPTHVVVMHPADIEAVPSRQPAVA, encoded by the coding sequence ATGGCTCTGGAACTCTTCACGATTGTCAGGACGACCAAAGATTTTCCTGAATATGGCCTCATCAAGGGTGATCGGGGCGCGATTTTAGAGATATACGGTGATGGAGAGGGTTACGACGTGGAATTTCCTGCCACGACGGACCCAACCCATGTTGTTGTGATGCACCCAGCGGACATCGAGGCCGTTCCGTCCAGACAGCCTGCCGTCGCCTGA